Part of the Tolypothrix sp. PCC 7910 genome, TATCAATTAGCTATTCGATTATTGTCGAACAGCATCGAGGTCATTTAACCTGCAATTCAGCACCAGGGAAAGGTGCAGAGTTTGTGATTGAGATTCCGATGTAATAGGGATGGGTAATTTGTCCTCCTTGTTTGCAATGAAATCAAGGAGAAAGCATGAAACTCTGATTATAATGTTGCGACTAGTTCCTTGAGGCGATCGCGTCCATCTCGAAAAACCGACCAACCATCCCCGACTAATACTGTATCTACCTGAGTGAGATTTGCCAATCTCTGCACAGATGCTACAGCTTGTTCACGATTCATTAGCTTTTCATCTGGCAATATTGTTAATGCACCTGCTTTGTGGGCGCGTACCAAATCCCCAGTAATTAAAGTCGTTTCCTCTAGCAATAGCGCCAGTTCACCGGGAGTTTTAGAACCTTGGAGTTCAATCACCTTTAATCCTGGGACTAATTCTTCACCATCACTCAGCCAGCGATCGCAATTTATGGGAAAATTATCTTTTTCCGCTATGGGCCCAGCTATTTTAGCGTAGGTTTGATTGGCAATGTCCTTAGCTGACCTAGCATGATCAGAGTTAGTAAGTACAATCCAAGCTACATCACCTAGAGAATTCAGGTGATTCCAATCGTGATTGGATAAAGCTACCGGATCTATCAAGATATTGCCCTCTGGACGAATCCAGGCAATCCCATTAAAATCAATGTTTCTTGCGGGATTGAAAGTAGACCAACCATAGAGATCCGGGCGGTGCAGAGATTTCATATTTATTTTGGGTCAATACCTTCAATAATTTAGTATCCGTAAATTTAGGATAGAAATCAAGTTAGGGACTTCCAGAAAATAAATTATCCCCTTTTCATAGTGGCAGATACTGCCTTCTCTGCTTCACGGACAGTTTGCTCAAGTCGGGAAACCCGCCCACGCAACTGTCCTCCTCTGCATACACAGCGTTCGCGTAGCGTCCCGCAGGGATGGAATATTTTTTTATTTGGAAGTCCCTTAGTGGGAGTCAAGAGTCAAAACTTAGGTTTTTACGGAGATGCTTGTCATACACTAAAATTATTTTACAGTTTTAAATAGATTTCAATTTTCTCATCTAAGTTTTTTAGATGCTGACTCAGAATCGCTAGAGGCAATATTAAATTACGAATAGTTAAGTCCTGAACTATTAGGATTTGGCAAGCAGGTTAATTGATACGATGTCTATTGACAAGCAGCGAAGTAGCTACCCATTGCACCTCATCCCTACTGGCATTGTTGATACAACGATAATAAAGTACATTCCCAAACCAGACGCGGTTGGGCGTAGCAAAGTAGAGATTTCCGCGCTTTTTCTAGCTGTTTAATAATGCCTACGCGATACCATTTATGCCAGTAAAATTGCTGAAGATAATCAACTAACCACAGTTGTGCTTCCGTATCTAAATCTTTATCAATGGTTTTAGCCAACTCTAAAGCCTGACGGTATGATGCAGGTGCTTTTTTTACGGCTTCGAGTAACTCAGGGGGAATAGCCTGTAGTTGCGCGTAAGATGCGATCGCACTTCCTGGGCTACCAGCTGCTATACTCAGCAATGCTTGATTTTGCAAAACTTCGCCATGTCCAGATTGAGTGAGTACTTTAGCTAAAGACTCTCCATCTAAGCGATAAAACGGAATACGCTGAGAGCGTGACACTAATGTTGGTAACACAGCATCAGGTGTAGGTGCAATTAAAATTAATGTCGCCTTTCCTGGTTCTTCCAAGGTTTTCAACAAAGCATTGGCTGCTGCTTCGGCCATTGTTTCCGCTTGTTCCAGCACCACGACATTTCTCGACGCTTCCAGGGACGGACGACCAAGAAACTCGGTAATTTGCCGAATTTGCTCTAACCTAATTACAGGCGGTGCTTTACGCTTTACACCTTTTTCCGCTGCTTCTTTGGCTGTTAGCCTTTGACCTTGATATTGGTAAGTTGGCTCTACCCACAATACATCCGGGTGGTTACCTTGAAGCAAGCGATGATGTAAAGACCCACTTAATTTTGTCTCTACATCACTAGAAAATAGCAACTCAATAAAGCACCTTGCCGCTAAACTCCGTCCCACCCCATCCGGCCCCACAAATAGATAAGCCGGCGCAACGCGGTTTTGTTTTACAGCTTGAGTCAGTAACTCTATAGCTTGCTGCTGTCCTACCAGTGGTGCAAATGGATCATTTGTCATTGGTCATTGGTCATTAGACACGTCCGGAATATGAATTGGGTACAAAAAAATGGTAGAAAGTAAAATTGACCCTCTACCAAAATTTAATTAAATGATTAGTATATTTGATTATATACAAAAGTATCCACGAAGAGCAAAGCAACTTTTGGGGATTAGTTATGACCAATTTACTGACCTTGTAAACTATGCTAAAAACAGTCATGAAGAAGAACAACTCAAATTGGAACAGAAGAAAGTTAGAATACATCGTCGTGGAGGTGGACGCAAAGAATTATTATCCATCCCAGAACAAGTATGTTTGTGCTTGTTTTATCTGAGACAAATACCCACATTTGAAGTTTTAGGAATAATGTTTGGTATATCAAAAACTTTATCTAATGATACTTTTCATTACTGGAGAAAAATATTACGTAAGATTCTCCCTTCTAGTTTAATAGAGCAAGTAGAAAATAAAGAAGGAGATTTGCTCATTATACAAGAAATATTAACGAATTTTAAGTTGCTAGTTGATAGCGTAGAACAGCCTATAGATAGACCATCTGACAACGAAGAACAGAAAAAGTTCTTTTCGGGAAAGAAAAAACAGCATACTATAAAAAACCAGATAGTTTCCTTGCCAGAGGGAAAAGATATTATTGATGTTACAGTAGGCTCTCCAGGGCCAACAGCAGACATAAAATTATTTAGAGAGCAACAAACAAAATTTGATGAAAAACAAGAATTTACGGGAGATAAAGCGTATCAAGGTGGGAATAATATTACTACCCCTCATAAGAAGAAAAGAAAACAACAATTAAATGAACAACAAAAAGAAGAAAATAAAGCTCTATCAAGTAAGCGTATATTTGTTGAGCATTTAATACGTATTGTAAAAATTTTCCAAGTGGCATCACAAAGATTTAGATTAAATGCTGATGTTTATAATGAAATAGTTTTGTTAGTTTGTGGTCTAGTAAGACTGCGAATTGGCACTTTCGTATTACCGAATAGCGCCATAAATTAGTATCAATTAAAAATTGTGTTTGCGTTAGGCAAGATTATGTATTTTTCTGCTCTAAACTATCAGTAACTATATCAAACACTTATTGTTCCATTGCAACAGAATCTGCAAGGACTGGTCTCAAAGCCTTGTAAATATAGGCTTGCGAGTTTTCGGACGGGTCTATTGGTCATTGGTCATTGGTCATTTGTCATTGGTCATTTGTCATTGGTAATAGGAATTTCTCCCCTTGTCTCCCTCATCGCCCTCATCTCCCTCATCTTCCCCAGTCCCCAATCCCCAATCCCCAATCCCTACTCCCACGATAGGCGATGTCTGGCGACAAGTCGCTCCGCGTCTACGCGCAAAACTTGTTGAATTGTTTGATGTACAATTTCCTTACTCAAAGTGCCATCGATGCGAATAATTCTTTCGGGATAAGCTGCGGCTAATGCTGCATATCCTTGCTGTACTCGTTGATGAAAGGCGATAGTTTCTTGTTCAATTCTATCTAAAGCTTCTTCACCACCACGTTTGCGTGACAGACCAATTTCGACATCAACATCTAACCATATAGTTAAGTCGCTGAGTAATCCCCCAGTAGCAATATAATTCAATTGCTCAATTAAACTCATATTTAAACGCCGACCATAACCTTGATAGGCAATGGTAGATTCAATATAGCGATCGCATAAAATATATTTCCCTTGTGCTAAATGCGGTTTCAGTTCTTGTTCTACGTGTTGCGCTCTATCTGCTGCATATAATAATAGTTCTGTGACCTCTGCAATGGGTTTATTATCTGCTTTTTCTAGCAACAAGCGGCGCAGATCTAAACCTAATTCTGTTCCCCCTGGTTCTCGTGTAATTACTACAGAAACACCGAGGCTTTGCAACCACTCTTGACAAAGCTGCATTTGGCTAGTTTTACCGCAGCCTTCTACCCCTTCAAATACAATTAATTTGCCTTTCATCCTTTGTTGATTTTGATACTACTTATTTTTCAGATCTTGCTTTATTAAGCTACCAGGTATGTTGATCGCTATTACAGACTGGGAACTCTAAATAGTGAGGGTGAAAGAAGTTTCTTCATACCGCTACTTATGTCCTATTTTGATACTGCAACTTTGCATAAATTACCATTTCGTGGTTTAACAAAAAGCTTAAGTTCTTTGGAAACTTGGGCTTTTGGGCTGACTTCCCACCTCGCTTGGACATCAGTAGTTCCAGCTGTTCATGCTGCTTTGGGAACTCAAGCCATTTTTGTGTGGGTTCCCGCTGTGTTTGTGGGGATGCTGCTGAATTATCAAATGAAACATCTAGGTAGAAATTTACTGGATGTAGCTGGAGGAACTCCTAACTATACCACTCATCTGTGGCAACGCTATCCATTGATTGGTCGCTATGCAGCAATTGGATATCTTTTAGGTTGGCTTTCGTTTTTATCAGTTAATGCTGTTGTGTTGACAGATATCATTAAAGTTAATCTTGACTCATTAAGTATTACCTGTCCTGAAGCATTTCTCAGAATTAGTTTTATCTTATTGCCTTTTATTGTTGCCTTTAGTGGTACCAGAGCTTTAAGTATTCTACATTTATTTTTTGCTATTCCCGCTTTTATTTTATTATTTACTTTCTGTCTCCAAGGTTTAGGATTTTTAGCCTTTTCTAGTCATAGTCCAGGATTTTTTCCTCACCAATGGGTAAGTTTTAATTTTATTGACTTTGCAAAATGGTTTTATTTTGTTAGCTATACAGTTTACAGTTGTGAAACTGCGACATCCTTTGTAGCTGATAGCCGTGAGCCGAATCAAACTCTCAACTTTCTCGACATAGCTGCTTGGTTAATGATACCTGTATTTGTTGGTGGTTCTTGGGTAATTATGCGTTTAGCAACTGCGCCAGATTTAGCTGACAATGCTTTTTTAAATTTTGTTGCTGCTTCTACACCATTTTGGGGAAATTTTGCCCCAATAATTGCTACTTTTTTACTAGCAGGTTCTTGTTTATTAGGTTCTGCAACAACTGTTTCTAATGCTCCTCGGATCATCTATCAGTTAGCTGTAGATAAACACCTCGCACCAGTATTTTCTGTAGTATCCAATCGCGGAGTCTTTGGTTCATCTTTAGCTCTCAGCTTGATTATCGGCCTGATTTATTTTATTTGGGGAAATGTTGCTCACATTGTTGCAGCAGCAAATTGTGCCTGGTTTATATCTTTCATGGTGCTGCATTTGGGTTTATGGCAACAACGGTCTAAGTTAGATGTGGTAATGCCACGCCTGACTTTAGGTATATTTTTAATAGAGATAGTAATCTTATTAGTAGGAGCCTATGCTTGGGGTTGGCAAGATTTATTAATCGGATTTTTAGCACCTTTTGGGGTAATAGTAATTGATGCATTAGTGCGGTATCTTCCTATTAATATTTTTAAGAGTAGTTGGTGGTTAAAACTTTATCAATCACAACGCCCAAAACAATTTCAAGACTCAGTAATGCTACAAGTGAGCATCTTGATTTTTTTGTTGTGCATTGCTGTTTTAGTTGGCAGCGTATTTGGTTGGCGATTGAATAAAGTTACTACTACTAATTTTGGCAATTTGCTTGTAGTATTGCTGATGACAGTCGCATTTGTTGGAGTAGCAATCGCCTGTTGGACTAGTTTACCTCAAGTAGTAGCGATCGCAGAAGCGCGAGAGTCGGCAGAACATCTATTTACTGTTGCTCAAGATGCCATTCTCGTTACAGATGAACAAGGTATTATTCGCCAAGCAAACCCTGCAACAGAATTATTATTTAATATTAATCCTTCCTATTTACTAGGCAATCACCTCAATAAATGGTTACCCCAATTAGGTACTAATCCACAGCAATGGGTAAAGCGCAGCGAGCAAACTTTTACCCACAATACCAAGAGTAAAATTTTAGAAGTTGCGATTTCCGATCGTCCACATCAATATTTTCAAGAATATGTCGTCATTCTCCACGACATTACTCAGCGTAAACAAGCAGAAGAGATATTAAGAAATTCCGAATCACAATTAAAGGAAGAAGCCAAGCAATTAGCTACCCAACTGATCCAAAGCGAAAAGATGTCTAGCTTAGGACAGTTAGTTGCTGGAGTCGCACATGAAATTAATAATCCAGTTAATTTTATCTCTGGTAATCTTACCCCTGCTAATCAATATCTCCAAGATTTGCTGAAATTACTGGAACTTTACCAACAGCATTATCCTAACCCCATATCAGAAATTCAAACTCATGCAGAAGTTATTGATATAGATTTTATCATTGCAGATTTACCAAGATTACTAACTTCTATGACAGTTGGCGCTGAGAGAATTAAAGCAATTGTTCTCTCTCTGCGAAACTTTTCTCGCTTAGATGAAGCAGAAATGAAAGCAGTAAATATTCATGAAGGTATCGATAGTACTTTAATGATTCTCGCACATCGCCTCAAAGCTCATGAAAAACGTCCAGAAATAGCAGTTATTAAAGAATATGGCAATCTGCCGTTTGTAGAATGCTATCCAGGACAACTGAATCAAGTATTTATGAATATTTTGGCTAATGCTATTGATGCTTTAGAAGAGACATTTGCCAACTTCCAACAAACTCAAAACTTGCAAATTTGCATTACAACCTTATTGTCTACACATCAACAGGTTTTAATTCAGATTAGCGATAACGGTACGGGAATTCCTGAAAATGTACAGCAGCGATTATTTGAACCTTTCTATACTACCAAGCCGATTGGTAAAGGTACGGGATTGGGTTTATCTATTAGCTACAAAATTATTCATGAAAAACATCATGGCAAATTATACTGTAGCTCTACTATTGGTAAAGGCACAGAATTTACAATTAAAATTCCTCTGCATCAACAGCAGATCAAGAAATAATATCGCCTCACGTATCAAAATAATCTTGCCAATTTTCTTGCAGTGCGTAGGGTGCATTAGCGATAGCGTAACGCACCGTGAATTGTTAATAGTAGGCGACAACACACTCTACACAATACTATTCGGTTAAGCGTTTTGAACCCAAAATTGGTTTTGGGGAAAAGGTTAAAGGTTAAGGGTTAAAGGTTTTTTCTTTCCCTTTTCCCATTCTCCTTTTTCCCATTAACCGACAAGTGTTGACACCCTACATTCTTTCTAACACTTCAATTCCTAACAGCGATAAACCTAACTTTAAAGTTCTCTCGGTTAAATTACACAGAACTAAACGAGATGTCCGCAAAGGTTCCTCTGCACCCAAGACTTGCACACCTTGATTACGGTCATAAAACTGATTAAACTTCTTACTCAGTTCATACAAATATTCACATAACCGATTCGGCATTAAATCTTGTTCGACAGTATTAATTACCTCATCAAGTTGCAGTAAATATTTTGCTAATGCTAATTCTGTTTCATGTTGCAACAGAACTTTGGCATTATTTCCTAACTCTTCAAAGTTAATCTCACCCTTACGACTAATTCCTTGAATCCGCGCATAAGCATACAGCATATAAGGTGCCGTATTACCTTTTAAATCCAGCATTTTGTCGTAGCTAAAAATATAGTTACTGGTGCGGTTTTGGCTTAAGTCAGCATATTTTACTGCACTGATACCAACTACAAGAGCAACTTTATTAACGAATTCTTCTGTTTCTTCTCGTTCCTCTTCTTGTAATCTCACTTTTAAATCTGCACGCGCCCGAGAAACTGCTTCATCTAACAAATCCCGCAGCCTCACAGTATCTCCGGAACGGGTTTTAAATTTCTTCCCATCTTCCCCTAGCACCAAACCAAAAGGTACATGAACTAATTCCACATCTTCAGGAATCCACCCAGCTTTACGTGCTACCTGAAAAAATTGGGCAAAGTGATTTGATTGTCCAGCATCTGTGACATAAATTATCCGCTTGGCTTCATCCTTTTGAATCCGGTAGCGTAAGGCGGCTAAATCTGTTGTCGCGTAGTTATA contains:
- a CDS encoding MBL fold metallo-hydrolase; the protein is MKSLHRPDLYGWSTFNPARNIDFNGIAWIRPEGNILIDPVALSNHDWNHLNSLGDVAWIVLTNSDHARSAKDIANQTYAKIAGPIAEKDNFPINCDRWLSDGEELVPGLKVIELQGSKTPGELALLLEETTLITGDLVRAHKAGALTILPDEKLMNREQAVASVQRLANLTQVDTVLVGDGWSVFRDGRDRLKELVATL
- the holB gene encoding DNA polymerase III subunit delta'; this translates as MTNDPFAPLVGQQQAIELLTQAVKQNRVAPAYLFVGPDGVGRSLAARCFIELLFSSDVETKLSGSLHHRLLQGNHPDVLWVEPTYQYQGQRLTAKEAAEKGVKRKAPPVIRLEQIRQITEFLGRPSLEASRNVVVLEQAETMAEAAANALLKTLEEPGKATLILIAPTPDAVLPTLVSRSQRIPFYRLDGESLAKVLTQSGHGEVLQNQALLSIAAGSPGSAIASYAQLQAIPPELLEAVKKAPASYRQALELAKTIDKDLDTEAQLWLVDYLQQFYWHKWYRVGIIKQLEKARKSLLCYAQPRLVWECTLLSLYQQCQ
- a CDS encoding transposase family protein codes for the protein MISIFDYIQKYPRRAKQLLGISYDQFTDLVNYAKNSHEEEQLKLEQKKVRIHRRGGGRKELLSIPEQVCLCLFYLRQIPTFEVLGIMFGISKTLSNDTFHYWRKILRKILPSSLIEQVENKEGDLLIIQEILTNFKLLVDSVEQPIDRPSDNEEQKKFFSGKKKQHTIKNQIVSLPEGKDIIDVTVGSPGPTADIKLFREQQTKFDEKQEFTGDKAYQGGNNITTPHKKKRKQQLNEQQKEENKALSSKRIFVEHLIRIVKIFQVASQRFRLNADVYNEIVLLVCGLVRLRIGTFVLPNSAIN
- the tmk gene encoding dTMP kinase encodes the protein MKGKLIVFEGVEGCGKTSQMQLCQEWLQSLGVSVVITREPGGTELGLDLRRLLLEKADNKPIAEVTELLLYAADRAQHVEQELKPHLAQGKYILCDRYIESTIAYQGYGRRLNMSLIEQLNYIATGGLLSDLTIWLDVDVEIGLSRKRGGEEALDRIEQETIAFHQRVQQGYAALAAAYPERIIRIDGTLSKEIVHQTIQQVLRVDAERLVARHRLSWE
- a CDS encoding ATP-binding protein gives rise to the protein MSYFDTATLHKLPFRGLTKSLSSLETWAFGLTSHLAWTSVVPAVHAALGTQAIFVWVPAVFVGMLLNYQMKHLGRNLLDVAGGTPNYTTHLWQRYPLIGRYAAIGYLLGWLSFLSVNAVVLTDIIKVNLDSLSITCPEAFLRISFILLPFIVAFSGTRALSILHLFFAIPAFILLFTFCLQGLGFLAFSSHSPGFFPHQWVSFNFIDFAKWFYFVSYTVYSCETATSFVADSREPNQTLNFLDIAAWLMIPVFVGGSWVIMRLATAPDLADNAFLNFVAASTPFWGNFAPIIATFLLAGSCLLGSATTVSNAPRIIYQLAVDKHLAPVFSVVSNRGVFGSSLALSLIIGLIYFIWGNVAHIVAAANCAWFISFMVLHLGLWQQRSKLDVVMPRLTLGIFLIEIVILLVGAYAWGWQDLLIGFLAPFGVIVIDALVRYLPINIFKSSWWLKLYQSQRPKQFQDSVMLQVSILIFLLCIAVLVGSVFGWRLNKVTTTNFGNLLVVLLMTVAFVGVAIACWTSLPQVVAIAEARESAEHLFTVAQDAILVTDEQGIIRQANPATELLFNINPSYLLGNHLNKWLPQLGTNPQQWVKRSEQTFTHNTKSKILEVAISDRPHQYFQEYVVILHDITQRKQAEEILRNSESQLKEEAKQLATQLIQSEKMSSLGQLVAGVAHEINNPVNFISGNLTPANQYLQDLLKLLELYQQHYPNPISEIQTHAEVIDIDFIIADLPRLLTSMTVGAERIKAIVLSLRNFSRLDEAEMKAVNIHEGIDSTLMILAHRLKAHEKRPEIAVIKEYGNLPFVECYPGQLNQVFMNILANAIDALEETFANFQQTQNLQICITTLLSTHQQVLIQISDNGTGIPENVQQRLFEPFYTTKPIGKGTGLGLSISYKIIHEKHHGKLYCSSTIGKGTEFTIKIPLHQQQIKK